A stretch of the Tannerella serpentiformis genome encodes the following:
- a CDS encoding TonB-dependent receptor plug domain-containing protein, with protein MFHTYEIHRRCLSDVALRRALMLLAGLLYLLDAASQGTVRGTVRDAAGRPVVAATVAAGAQRGTSTDDRGAYALELPAGRTTLTVSSVGYKTVKAEVDAARTPTQNFVLEEDAVTLNVVEVYAKSPAQRLRESAFAAAAPDVKAQLSQLHDLNTLVGRTAGVKVREEGGVGSDFELSINGLSGNSIRYFMDGLPLATKGSGVSPANLPVNLIERVEIYKGVVPAYLGADALGGAINIITRREQRNYLDASYGIGSFHTHKADLFAQVVDRRTGIIVRPAAGFNFSKNDYRVRGVELWDEAAQEFRLTDRRRFHDDYLSALMQLEAGVSRRTWADELFVSASYSTTRKQLQTGAMQTIVYGAAERQTEAWNIAARYAKKALFLPGLNASLSASHTWDHAQTIDTTFRKYRWDGSYIESARSEILGRDRMHRHYRRPLMLVRLGLDYHFSLHHSLNLNYLMNRTGNRRTDDVDSDFAPSDDIFAKHTLGLSYSQLLVEDRWQNTFFVKNYTNYLKVGQQELPWITGSGEVQGSSTKNHTGYGLATRYAFPSDAFAVKASYEHSLRLPMSRELLGNGTTVYANLRLRPENSHNINLGFFGALRPAPGHRLDYELNAFYRDVKDYIRLVVSETEGTSQYDNVPGVGIRGLEGELRYAYSDLLQVVANGSWEDARSMTRYYPDGKEMITYRNRIPNRPWLFAHVEATLKRRDLLIPRSTVRLTYNFDFVRSFFLTWEGYGSLDSKSRIPTQYRHDVSLSVSFADERYNISLSCNNLFDRTLYDNYKLQKPGRAFFCKFRVFIN; from the coding sequence ATGTTTCACACATACGAGATACATAGGAGATGCCTGTCGGACGTCGCACTGCGGCGCGCCCTGATGCTGCTTGCCGGGCTGCTTTACCTTCTCGACGCCGCCTCACAGGGCACGGTGCGAGGTACGGTGCGCGACGCTGCGGGTAGACCTGTCGTGGCCGCCACGGTCGCTGCCGGTGCACAGCGTGGCACATCCACCGACGACCGCGGTGCCTATGCCCTCGAACTGCCCGCCGGACGCACGACGCTCACCGTTTCGTCCGTCGGTTACAAGACGGTTAAGGCCGAGGTGGACGCAGCGCGAACCCCCACGCAGAACTTTGTGCTCGAGGAAGACGCCGTCACACTCAACGTTGTCGAAGTCTACGCCAAAAGCCCCGCACAGCGTCTCCGCGAGAGCGCCTTCGCCGCCGCGGCCCCCGATGTCAAGGCGCAGCTGAGTCAGCTGCACGACCTCAACACCCTCGTCGGCCGCACCGCCGGCGTCAAGGTGCGCGAGGAGGGCGGCGTCGGCTCCGACTTCGAGCTATCGATCAACGGCCTCTCGGGCAACTCCATCCGCTACTTCATGGACGGCCTGCCGCTCGCCACGAAGGGCAGCGGCGTATCGCCCGCCAACCTCCCGGTCAACCTCATCGAGCGCGTGGAGATCTACAAAGGCGTCGTCCCGGCCTACCTCGGCGCCGACGCGCTGGGGGGCGCCATCAACATCATCACCCGCCGCGAGCAGCGCAACTACCTCGACGCTTCGTACGGCATCGGCTCCTTCCACACGCATAAGGCCGACCTCTTTGCGCAGGTCGTCGATCGGCGCACGGGGATTATCGTGCGGCCTGCGGCAGGCTTCAACTTCTCCAAGAACGACTACCGAGTGCGCGGCGTGGAGCTGTGGGACGAGGCGGCGCAGGAGTTCCGCCTCACCGATCGGCGTCGCTTCCACGACGACTACCTCTCCGCCCTCATGCAGCTCGAGGCCGGCGTCAGCCGCCGCACCTGGGCCGACGAGCTGTTCGTCTCTGCCTCCTACTCCACCACCCGCAAGCAGCTTCAGACGGGCGCCATGCAGACCATCGTCTACGGCGCCGCCGAACGTCAGACGGAGGCCTGGAACATCGCCGCGCGGTATGCCAAGAAGGCCCTCTTCCTGCCCGGACTCAACGCCTCGCTCTCGGCCTCACACACCTGGGATCACGCCCAGACGATCGACACCACCTTCCGCAAATACCGCTGGGACGGCTCCTACATCGAGTCCGCCCGCAGCGAGATCTTAGGCCGCGACCGCATGCACCGACACTATCGCCGCCCCTTAATGCTCGTCCGCCTCGGGCTGGATTACCACTTCAGCCTGCACCACTCGCTGAACCTGAACTACCTCATGAACCGCACCGGCAATCGCCGTACGGACGACGTGGATTCGGACTTTGCGCCCTCGGACGACATCTTCGCCAAGCATACACTCGGCCTCTCCTATAGCCAGCTGCTCGTCGAAGACCGTTGGCAGAACACGTTCTTCGTCAAGAACTACACGAACTACCTGAAGGTTGGGCAGCAGGAACTCCCCTGGATCACCGGTTCGGGTGAGGTGCAGGGCTCTTCGACAAAGAATCATACGGGCTACGGCCTGGCCACGCGTTACGCCTTCCCCTCCGACGCCTTCGCTGTGAAAGCCTCCTACGAGCACAGTCTGCGTCTACCCATGTCGCGCGAGCTGCTCGGCAACGGCACCACCGTCTATGCCAACCTACGTCTGCGTCCGGAGAACAGTCACAATATCAACCTCGGCTTCTTCGGTGCGCTCCGCCCCGCCCCCGGTCATCGGTTGGATTACGAGTTGAACGCCTTCTATCGCGACGTGAAGGATTACATCCGCCTCGTCGTCTCCGAGACCGAAGGCACCAGCCAGTACGACAACGTGCCCGGCGTGGGCATCCGGGGCCTCGAGGGCGAGCTGCGCTATGCCTACTCCGACCTGCTGCAGGTCGTGGCCAACGGCAGCTGGGAGGACGCCCGCAGCATGACGCGCTACTATCCCGACGGCAAGGAGATGATCACCTATCGCAACCGCATCCCCAATCGCCCGTGGCTCTTTGCCCACGTCGAGGCGACGCTGAAGCGGCGCGACCTCCTCATCCCCCGCAGCACGGTGCGGCTGACGTACAACTTCGACTTTGTCCGCAGCTTCTTCCTCACCTGGGAGGGCTACGGCAGCCTCGACAGCAAGTCGCGCATCCCCACGCAGTATCGCCACGACGTCTCCCTCTCCGTCTCCTTCGCCGATGAGCGCTACAACATCTCGCTCTCGTGCAACAACCTCTTCGACCGTACGCTCTACGACAACTATAAACTCCAGAAGCCGGGCCGTGCCTTCTTCTGCAAGTTCCGTGTGTTCATTAATTAG
- a CDS encoding PepSY-associated TM helix domain-containing protein, whose amino-acid sequence MNKWLFRIHRWVGAVVGLFFLMWCLSGLVLVYHPFPNVDERDLQARMEPLPDSLPAVDSVAKRLPEGAAAKVRTVTVRRFQGQTLFDFETKDTTYTLCADSAEVRRPVTAETIRNVARRWVDAPIARIDTLHSRDQWIMYSRYLDEMPIAKCYFDDAAGHELYISIRTGEVLQFTDRSSRLWAYVGAIPHKFYLPILRRDNDVWIRSLTTGGVVALIAILTGIIVGLIMLRRNRKARGKLGSPYKKAWLKAHHVTGLTFGLVLIGFAFSGAMALQRIPEWVIPTHGDYRVSDAKMRGKSLPLSAYTDYRAVRQLHPEARQIVWNHFRDVPIYDVTTDTATFSLDASTPDLPPLQLSPATVEKAIGALHKGESFTISQIERYEEYYISRWTALPLPAYKVMVDNADRTRYYVDPATGNFRNLNRARMAKKWVFSGLHYFNIRWLVERPTLWTIAIWTACLGGAFVSLSGVWINLKRLRRKSKKRRA is encoded by the coding sequence ATGAATAAGTGGCTGTTTCGGATCCACCGCTGGGTGGGCGCAGTCGTCGGACTGTTCTTTCTGATGTGGTGCTTGTCGGGGTTGGTGCTCGTCTACCATCCTTTCCCCAACGTAGACGAGCGCGACCTGCAAGCGCGCATGGAGCCGCTGCCCGACTCCCTTCCCGCCGTCGACTCGGTAGCCAAACGGCTACCCGAGGGCGCGGCGGCGAAGGTGCGGACGGTCACGGTGCGGCGCTTCCAAGGCCAAACGCTCTTCGACTTTGAGACGAAGGACACGACCTACACCCTCTGCGCCGACTCCGCCGAGGTCCGGCGGCCCGTCACCGCGGAGACCATCCGCAACGTGGCCCGCCGCTGGGTCGACGCCCCCATCGCACGCATCGACACGCTCCACAGCCGTGATCAGTGGATCATGTACTCCCGCTATCTGGACGAGATGCCCATCGCCAAGTGCTACTTCGACGATGCCGCGGGCCATGAGCTCTACATCTCTATCCGCACGGGCGAAGTGCTCCAGTTCACCGACCGCAGCAGTCGCCTCTGGGCCTACGTCGGCGCCATCCCGCACAAGTTCTACCTGCCCATCCTGCGCCGCGATAACGACGTCTGGATCCGCAGCCTGACCACCGGCGGTGTCGTAGCGCTCATCGCGATACTCACCGGTATCATCGTCGGCCTCATCATGCTCCGGCGTAACCGGAAGGCGCGGGGTAAGCTCGGCAGCCCTTATAAGAAGGCCTGGTTGAAGGCGCACCACGTCACCGGACTCACGTTCGGACTCGTCCTCATCGGCTTTGCCTTCAGCGGCGCAATGGCCCTGCAACGCATCCCCGAATGGGTCATCCCTACGCACGGCGACTATCGCGTGTCGGACGCCAAGATGCGTGGCAAGTCACTGCCCCTCTCGGCCTACACGGACTATCGCGCCGTCCGGCAGTTGCACCCCGAAGCGCGGCAAATCGTCTGGAACCACTTCCGCGATGTGCCTATCTACGACGTGACGACCGACACAGCCACCTTCAGCCTCGATGCCTCCACGCCCGACTTGCCCCCGCTCCAACTCTCTCCGGCCACGGTAGAGAAAGCGATCGGCGCACTGCACAAGGGTGAGTCTTTCACCATCTCGCAGATCGAACGCTACGAAGAGTATTACATCTCCCGCTGGACAGCACTCCCGCTCCCGGCCTACAAGGTGATGGTGGACAACGCCGACCGGACCCGTTACTACGTCGATCCGGCCACGGGCAACTTCCGCAACCTCAACCGCGCGCGCATGGCCAAGAAGTGGGTCTTCAGCGGCTTGCACTACTTCAACATCCGCTGGCTCGTAGAGCGCCCCACGCTCTGGACCATCGCTATCTGGACGGCCTGCCTCGGTGGTGCCTTTGTCTCCCTCTCTGGCGTGTGGATCAACCTCAAGCGACTCCGCCGCAAAAGCAAAAAGCGGAGAGCTTGA
- a CDS encoding sirohydrochlorin cobaltochelatase, protein MKTYFIAFLLMITAISYAHDGENFVASDMLKSMQPGDKAAIVMVYFGSTHDDTRALTIDALTREVRAAYPTLEVREAYTSRIVRRRLRDRGVETSAPLEVLKQLKSDGFTHLVIQSANIIEGVEMEALRREVASVAADFKEVRIGTPLLYMPEDYAAVIRALAPAPADDAADVWVGHGSYDPATAQYAMLGYMLAAEGRARCFVTTIEGYPTFDDLRAKLKQSGAKRVTLRPFMFVAGDHAKNDIATDMKQELEKEGYRVNVLLEGLGQSDAIRALYLAHIRFALNHRMFDILSKKKHYETNDRD, encoded by the coding sequence ATGAAAACCTATTTCATCGCCTTTCTACTGATGATTACCGCAATCAGCTACGCGCATGACGGAGAGAATTTCGTCGCCTCCGACATGCTCAAGTCCATGCAGCCCGGCGACAAAGCCGCCATCGTCATGGTCTATTTCGGGTCCACGCACGACGACACCCGAGCTCTCACCATCGATGCCCTGACCCGCGAGGTACGCGCCGCCTACCCGACGCTGGAGGTACGCGAGGCCTACACCTCACGCATCGTGCGCCGCCGGCTTCGCGATCGCGGCGTTGAGACATCTGCTCCGCTTGAAGTGCTGAAGCAGCTCAAATCCGACGGCTTCACCCACCTTGTCATCCAATCCGCCAACATCATCGAAGGCGTGGAGATGGAGGCCTTGCGTCGCGAGGTGGCGTCCGTAGCCGCTGACTTCAAGGAGGTGCGTATCGGCACCCCGCTGCTCTACATGCCGGAGGATTACGCGGCCGTGATCCGCGCCCTCGCCCCCGCGCCCGCTGATGACGCCGCCGACGTCTGGGTGGGCCACGGCAGCTACGATCCCGCCACGGCACAGTACGCCATGCTCGGCTACATGCTCGCCGCCGAGGGCCGCGCACGCTGCTTCGTGACCACCATCGAGGGCTACCCCACGTTCGACGACCTCCGGGCAAAGCTCAAGCAGAGCGGTGCGAAACGCGTCACCCTGCGCCCCTTCATGTTCGTCGCTGGAGACCACGCTAAGAATGACATCGCCACCGATATGAAGCAAGAGCTCGAAAAGGAAGGCTACCGCGTCAACGTCCTCCTCGAAGGCCTCGGCCAGAGCGACGCCATCCGTGCCCTCTACCTGGCCCACATCCGCTTTGCACTGAACCACCGCATGTTCGACATCCTCTCCAAAAAGAAACATTACGAGACGAACGATCGCGACTAA
- a CDS encoding TonB-dependent receptor, with product MKSSLTLFLGLGLTLTTTLHAQDGQPKREYTNFQDTTFQLSEISVTAKRPMQVEVMKLGVPAAYLPVTTNTLPSRLLANHGITNIQDAARFLPGVRVQTSYGAFQQISIRGFDHSIIMVDGVRDERSSINNSYPFMDLTSVERIELLKGPASVLYGQSAVGGVLNIVRKAPTAQQHVNARVAYGSYQNLQTTLGFGGRLFGPLNYSANFNYQTQDGWRDNAMRRLSGYLALGGKLSEADELDIRIGALRDFYPTEIGLPDVMPADIYRTADDTKAYDRGDMLPGLDKKARYNSESDFMYNRNFNASIMWRHTFGEAARLTDKLSYTYDDIDYFGTEDLAYLTSDKPIYKHYYKSGNRKVYINLDSLRYDFPLRFEHIARTWNNQLELNGRFATGSVKHNYLGGYSLIALYRNSFSGYDLGKDVYGPGLTGIGSVYNPHSIGWMETRFSKAFVSRIYMHGFYLQDLLELNEKLKMLLAGRYDLYSYKRVSGVPTIDGRAEFEMPADSLFTRTATSTFSFRTGLVYIPVQPLSLFASVGSYFKPDNTTYSDNTRYFDRNGREFFPNKDSRKIFDPERGIQVEVGARYELDDKLSADFSLFYINRENERQYMAYKGEVINGEKLDKYVVGQVGRMDSRGFDLELTYRPIRGLSLTAGYGYTDTRLRKIATNPYLDGENLVGKRYAYSPLHSFYVYADYTIREGVLRGLGFNFDVTYQDEVYRDFSNTSTFPSYWMTDASISYRLPNRVRLRLNVNNVFNTDYYNEALDSQYVPGMPRNFLISAAYSL from the coding sequence ATGAAATCATCACTTACCCTTTTCCTCGGCCTCGGCCTTACCCTCACCACCACACTTCACGCGCAGGACGGTCAGCCCAAACGCGAGTACACCAACTTCCAGGACACCACCTTCCAGCTCTCCGAAATTTCTGTCACCGCCAAGCGCCCCATGCAAGTGGAGGTGATGAAGCTGGGTGTCCCTGCGGCTTACCTGCCCGTCACCACCAACACCCTGCCCTCACGGCTGCTTGCCAACCACGGCATCACGAACATTCAAGACGCCGCACGCTTCCTGCCCGGCGTACGCGTACAGACCAGCTACGGCGCCTTCCAGCAGATTTCCATCCGCGGTTTTGACCACTCTATCATCATGGTCGACGGCGTGCGTGACGAGCGTTCGTCCATCAACAATTCCTACCCTTTCATGGATCTGACTTCCGTGGAGCGTATTGAACTGCTCAAAGGCCCGGCATCGGTGCTCTACGGACAATCGGCCGTGGGCGGCGTGCTCAACATCGTGCGTAAGGCACCTACCGCACAGCAACACGTCAATGCACGCGTGGCTTATGGCAGCTATCAGAACCTGCAAACGACGCTCGGCTTCGGCGGACGCCTCTTTGGCCCGCTCAACTACTCCGCCAACTTCAATTATCAAACGCAAGATGGCTGGCGAGACAACGCCATGCGACGCCTCTCGGGCTACCTCGCCTTGGGTGGTAAACTCTCTGAAGCGGACGAATTAGATATCCGCATCGGCGCCCTCCGCGACTTTTACCCGACGGAGATCGGTCTGCCCGACGTCATGCCCGCTGACATCTATCGCACGGCCGACGACACAAAGGCTTACGACCGTGGCGACATGTTGCCCGGCCTCGACAAGAAAGCCCGCTACAACAGCGAGTCGGACTTCATGTACAACCGTAACTTCAACGCCTCCATCATGTGGCGGCACACCTTTGGCGAAGCAGCTCGCCTAACCGACAAGCTCTCCTACACCTACGACGACATTGACTACTTCGGCACCGAGGACTTGGCCTACCTTACCAGCGATAAGCCCATCTATAAACACTATTACAAGTCGGGCAACCGCAAGGTCTACATCAACCTCGACTCCCTGCGCTACGACTTTCCCCTGCGCTTCGAGCACATCGCCCGCACTTGGAACAACCAGTTAGAGCTGAACGGACGTTTCGCCACCGGATCTGTCAAGCACAACTACCTCGGCGGCTATTCGCTCATCGCCCTCTACCGCAACTCCTTCAGCGGCTACGACCTCGGGAAGGATGTTTACGGCCCCGGACTCACGGGCATCGGCTCGGTCTACAATCCGCACAGCATCGGTTGGATGGAGACACGCTTCAGCAAAGCCTTCGTGTCACGCATCTACATGCACGGCTTCTACCTGCAAGACCTGCTCGAGCTGAACGAGAAGCTGAAGATGCTACTGGCCGGGCGTTACGACCTCTATTCCTACAAGCGCGTCTCCGGTGTCCCCACCATTGACGGACGCGCAGAATTTGAGATGCCTGCAGACAGTCTCTTCACTCGCACCGCCACGAGCACCTTCTCCTTCCGCACCGGGTTGGTTTACATTCCCGTCCAGCCGCTGTCCCTCTTCGCCTCGGTCGGCTCCTACTTCAAGCCCGACAACACCACCTACAGTGACAACACCCGCTACTTCGACCGGAACGGCCGCGAGTTCTTCCCCAACAAAGACAGCCGCAAGATCTTCGACCCCGAGCGCGGCATACAAGTGGAGGTCGGGGCGCGCTATGAGCTGGACGATAAGCTGAGCGCTGACTTCAGCCTCTTCTACATCAATCGCGAGAACGAGCGCCAATACATGGCCTACAAGGGCGAAGTCATCAATGGCGAGAAGCTCGACAAATACGTCGTGGGCCAGGTGGGACGCATGGATTCGCGCGGCTTCGATTTAGAGCTGACTTATCGCCCCATCCGCGGTCTTTCGCTCACGGCCGGCTATGGCTACACCGATACCCGCCTTCGTAAGATCGCCACCAATCCTTACTTGGACGGCGAGAATCTGGTCGGTAAGCGCTACGCCTATTCGCCACTCCACTCTTTCTACGTCTACGCCGACTATACGATTCGCGAAGGTGTGTTGCGCGGATTAGGCTTCAACTTCGACGTCACGTATCAAGATGAGGTCTACCGCGACTTCTCCAACACCTCCACCTTCCCTTCGTATTGGATGACTGACGCCAGCATCTCTTACCGCCTGCCCAACCGCGTCCGGCTGCGTTTGAACGTCAACAACGTCTTCAACACAGACTACTACAACGAAGCCCTCGACAGCCAGTACGTGCCCGGCATGCCCCGCAACTTCCTCATCTCTGCTGCGTACAGCCTGTAA
- a CDS encoding TonB-dependent receptor, whose translation MKSSLTLFLGLALCPMLHAQDGHTKREYTNFQDTTFRLDEVSVTATRQRPMSITKLGVPNAYLPVSGSVIPTSMLTDRGIVNLQDAVKFLPGTRMRTTYGAYQQFQVRGFDHTPVMIDGVRDERTSINNSAPMGDLASVERIELLKGPASVLYGHSTVGGILNIIRKSPTARTTLNTRLTYGSWNDRRAMIDIGGRLIGPFNYRAVLNWQDVEGYRYANDRRFSGYAAIGARWENQELDIRGGFNRDSYGTDIGLPKLMANDIFNADGTPYLSKGESLPGLNPRWRYNNESDFMLHHGSNVSVKYNYRFSPAFKLENRLAYTYDNIDYFSTEELSYPTSDEPIYKHYYMAGGKKKFIDLDTVQLTYPLRFAYTVHTVNEQLEASGSVSLGRGMKYNYLAGYNYVYFFRDTYRGYGGGYKLSDLIEGPGLNSKVAVRNPHSMGYMEPHFSGGTSTRNYTHSVYLQNLLELSEKFKVMVSGRFDQFIFKTATAKINRLKTREYSELPDYDQTSTSAFTYRIGAVYLPTPGLSLYGSFANFFQPYRNIVNTATTVYIGADGNRFYPTSGEEAFKAQKGYQGEIGARYNLTSRLQATASLFYIRRENENKTLNSRYVDPTDGKTKSVVAQVAGSDSKGLEVEVAYTPTEGLSLLAGYGYTDARIRKFSFSPERLIEDGFMDKGTKMQDGMRQAGIPMNTFYLAAGYTFTRGPLQGLGLNATANYMDNVYRDLNKTLIYGAYWDTDLGIAYRLKNGIRLQVNINNVLDDRTFTQSLGTQITPRTPRSYLFTIGYSL comes from the coding sequence ATGAAATCATCCCTTACCCTTTTCCTCGGCCTTGCCCTCTGCCCGATGCTTCACGCGCAGGACGGCCACACCAAACGCGAGTACACCAACTTCCAGGACACCACCTTCCGACTCGACGAGGTATCCGTCACCGCCACGCGCCAGCGGCCGATGTCAATCACGAAGCTCGGTGTGCCCAATGCTTACCTGCCCGTATCGGGCTCCGTGATCCCCACCTCCATGCTCACAGACCGCGGCATCGTCAACCTGCAAGACGCCGTCAAGTTCCTGCCCGGCACCCGCATGCGCACTACTTATGGCGCCTACCAACAGTTCCAAGTGCGCGGCTTCGACCACACCCCGGTGATGATCGACGGTGTGCGTGACGAGCGCACCTCGATCAACAACTCCGCTCCGATGGGCGACTTAGCTTCCGTAGAGCGTATCGAGCTGCTCAAAGGCCCTGCCTCCGTGCTCTATGGCCACTCGACCGTCGGCGGCATCCTCAACATCATCCGTAAATCGCCTACCGCCCGCACGACGCTCAACACGCGCCTCACCTACGGCTCATGGAACGACCGCCGCGCCATGATCGACATAGGCGGACGACTCATCGGACCGTTCAACTACCGCGCCGTCCTCAACTGGCAAGACGTGGAGGGTTATCGCTACGCCAACGACCGCCGCTTCTCGGGCTACGCCGCCATCGGTGCCCGCTGGGAGAATCAGGAGCTGGACATCCGCGGCGGCTTCAACCGTGACAGTTATGGCACGGATATCGGTCTGCCGAAGCTCATGGCTAACGACATCTTCAACGCCGACGGCACGCCGTATCTCTCCAAGGGCGAGAGCCTGCCGGGACTCAATCCTCGCTGGCGCTACAATAATGAATCGGACTTCATGCTGCACCACGGCTCGAACGTATCGGTGAAGTACAACTACCGCTTCTCGCCCGCTTTCAAGCTCGAGAATCGATTGGCGTACACCTACGACAACATTGACTACTTCAGCACCGAGGAGCTCAGCTATCCCACCAGCGATGAGCCGATCTACAAGCATTACTATATGGCTGGCGGCAAGAAGAAGTTCATCGACCTCGACACCGTGCAGCTGACCTACCCGCTGCGATTCGCCTACACCGTGCACACCGTCAACGAGCAGCTCGAGGCTTCCGGTAGCGTCTCGCTCGGCCGCGGCATGAAGTACAATTACCTCGCGGGCTACAACTATGTCTATTTCTTCCGTGACACCTATCGCGGCTATGGCGGCGGTTACAAGCTCTCTGACCTGATCGAGGGCCCTGGGTTGAACTCTAAAGTGGCCGTCCGCAACCCGCACAGCATGGGTTACATGGAGCCTCATTTCAGCGGCGGAACGTCCACGCGTAACTATACGCATAGCGTCTACCTGCAAAACCTCTTGGAGCTCTCTGAGAAGTTCAAAGTGATGGTCTCCGGCCGCTTCGATCAGTTCATTTTCAAGACCGCCACGGCCAAGATCAACCGCCTCAAGACGCGCGAATACAGCGAACTGCCGGACTACGACCAGACGTCTACCTCGGCCTTCACCTACCGCATCGGCGCCGTCTACCTGCCTACGCCGGGCCTCTCCCTCTATGGCTCATTCGCCAACTTCTTCCAGCCCTACCGCAACATCGTGAATACGGCCACCACGGTCTACATCGGCGCCGACGGCAACCGCTTCTATCCGACCTCGGGCGAAGAAGCATTCAAAGCGCAGAAGGGGTATCAGGGTGAGATCGGTGCCCGTTACAACCTCACGTCTCGCCTCCAGGCCACGGCCAGCCTCTTCTACATCCGCCGCGAAAACGAGAACAAGACGCTCAACAGTCGCTACGTCGATCCCACGGACGGGAAGACGAAGAGCGTGGTCGCTCAGGTGGCCGGATCAGACTCTAAGGGCCTTGAGGTGGAAGTGGCTTACACGCCGACGGAAGGTCTTTCACTCCTGGCCGGCTACGGCTACACCGACGCCCGTATCCGCAAGTTCAGCTTCAGCCCCGAACGCCTGATCGAAGACGGGTTCATGGACAAGGGAACCAAAATGCAGGACGGCATGCGCCAGGCCGGTATCCCCATGAACACGTTCTACCTCGCAGCCGGCTACACCTTCACCCGCGGACCGCTCCAGGGCCTCGGCTTGAACGCCACGGCCAACTACATGGATAACGTCTACCGCGACCTGAACAAGACCCTCATCTACGGCGCCTATTGGGACACCGACCTCGGCATCGCTTATCGCCTGAAGAATGGTATTCGTCTGCAAGTGAACATCAACAACGTCCTCGACGACCGCACCTTTACGCAGTCGCTCGGCACACAGATCACGCCCCGCACACCGCGCAGCTACTTGTTTACGATCGGGTACAGTCTGTAA
- a CDS encoding PepSY domain-containing protein, whose translation MFTRFMFTLHRVTGTLLSLLFVAWFVSGIVMMYHGFPRVTADDRLARLDPLDTADLPPVESVLCRVPDSLGHIDGLSVSRYLGQTVFEVHAGDETLRLPADSTQSLPTIDAAYLRRVAAAWCDAPIAAVDTLRDLDQWIPFGRLREELPILRFRFADADHTQLYVASRTGEVLQRTTLKERIWAWLGPIPHWVYFTRLRQDVDLWRRTVIWLSGIGCIMVIAGLYVGIYTTVQARRRRQKRFIPYKKRWYYWHHLTGLVFGLFTLTWAFSGMMSLADPPEWFMPQHAPSAAQDTIKALAPNPASYPMDYREAFTTDYTYFEAPITQIRWTHFFGRPAYEVRLQDEKEGQTLDATTLRPLALTREQVTEAVRRLHASDAQLSTESMVDYDTYYFDRKGRLPLPVYRIRVADADHTTYYINPANGQLRDYSDHRRAGFWMYKGLHSLRFPFLIDHPALWTVVMWVLLLGGTAVSVSGFVLGLRYIGRLFRRKRRGKRKAGDV comes from the coding sequence ATGTTCACCCGCTTTATGTTCACCCTGCATCGTGTCACGGGCACGCTGCTGAGTCTACTCTTCGTCGCCTGGTTCGTCTCCGGGATTGTGATGATGTACCACGGCTTCCCACGCGTCACAGCCGACGATCGACTCGCCCGACTCGACCCCTTAGACACGGCCGATCTGCCTCCGGTCGAGTCCGTGCTTTGCCGAGTGCCCGACTCGCTCGGCCACATCGACGGACTTTCCGTCAGCCGTTATCTCGGGCAGACGGTCTTTGAGGTGCACGCTGGCGACGAGACACTCCGCCTCCCGGCCGACAGCACCCAGTCGCTGCCCACCATCGACGCAGCCTACCTCCGCCGCGTGGCCGCCGCGTGGTGCGACGCACCCATAGCCGCCGTCGACACCCTCCGCGACCTCGACCAGTGGATCCCCTTCGGCCGACTGCGCGAGGAGCTGCCCATCCTCCGCTTCCGCTTTGCCGACGCCGACCATACGCAGCTCTACGTCGCCTCACGCACCGGCGAAGTGCTCCAACGCACCACCCTCAAAGAGCGCATCTGGGCTTGGCTCGGGCCCATCCCGCATTGGGTCTACTTCACCCGCCTCAGGCAGGACGTCGACCTCTGGCGCCGCACCGTCATCTGGCTCTCCGGCATTGGTTGCATCATGGTCATCGCCGGCCTCTACGTCGGCATCTACACCACCGTCCAGGCGCGGCGCCGCCGACAGAAACGGTTCATCCCTTACAAAAAGCGGTGGTATTACTGGCACCACCTCACGGGGCTCGTCTTCGGCCTCTTCACCCTCACGTGGGCCTTCAGCGGCATGATGTCGCTGGCCGATCCGCCCGAATGGTTTATGCCGCAACATGCGCCCTCGGCCGCCCAAGACACGATCAAGGCCCTCGCGCCCAACCCCGCGTCGTACCCGATGGACTACCGCGAGGCCTTTACGACGGACTATACCTACTTCGAAGCGCCCATCACGCAGATCCGCTGGACGCACTTCTTCGGCCGCCCCGCTTATGAGGTGCGTCTACAAGACGAAAAAGAGGGACAGACCTTGGACGCCACTACGCTCCGTCCGCTGGCTCTCACCCGCGAGCAAGTGACCGAAGCCGTTCGGCGACTCCACGCTTCAGACGCCCAACTCAGCACGGAATCGATGGTAGACTATGACACCTATTACTTCGACCGCAAGGGGCGCCTCCCGCTGCCCGTCTACCGCATTCGCGTAGCCGACGCCGATCATACCACGTACTACATCAACCCCGCGAACGGCCAGCTGCGCGACTACAGCGACCACCGCCGCGCGGGCTTTTGGATGTACAAGGGGCTGCACAGTCTACGGTTCCCGTTCCTGATCGATCATCCCGCGCTGTGGACGGTCGTCATGTGGGTGTTACTGCTTGGCGGCACGGCCGTTTCGGTCAGCGGCTTTGTCCTCGGCCTGCGTTACATCGGCCGTCTCTTCCGCCGCAAGCGACGGGGAAAACGAAAAGCTGGAGACGTGTAG